The genome window AACGGTATATTCATCCACTGGATTTTCTTCATTCTTGAAATTATCCGGGTACTGCTTGCCCACATGTTTGAGGGTTAGCGATGCATTGAAACCTTTGTTTGAATAGTTTATCATGGCGTTTGCAAGAAAATCGGGGAATCCTGCGATCGGGTTGCCATTTAAAACTGTTGGGGAGCCATTGCCGGAAAATACCGTATATTTCTTCAATTCATTATTACTAAGGGAAATATTTCCGCCGACTGTTATTTTTTCTGTCAGATTCATTCCACCATTCATTTCAATTCCCAAATGAAGCGTCCTTTCCGCATTACCGGTAATGGGCTGGCCAAACCGATCGAGTTGACCTTTACTGATAATTTCATCTTTAAAATCCATGAAGTACAGGTTAACATCCGCAAAAATATTTTCATTCCGATAACCCATTCCAACCTCAAAATCGTTCAGCGATTCCGGCTTAACCAGCGGTTCATCAAAATTGAATGCACCGTTCGGAAAGCGTTCGAACCGGGGAACGACCGCTCCCCAGCTTGCAGGAGTGCTGGCTTCGGCAGCATCGTACAGATTTTTTAAACGGGGATCCCGGCTGGTGCGGGAATAACTGACAAATAGGTTCGTCCTGCTGTTGAGATGAACATTGAAGCCAATCCTTGGATTGAGAAAATTATAGACTTGCTCAAATTCAGTTCCGATAAAATTCTCGTCGTAAAGTTTGTAACGAAGATGAGAAAACTGTAAATCGAAACTTCCATAGATTTTGTCATTAAATTTGTAACCACTGTGAATGTAAGGAGACAATATGTCTTTTCCGCCTTTATATTCGTAGTAGCGCCGGCTGCCTATATAATTATGACCGCTAAATTCGCCGGAAACTGCAGGAGGCAATTCGGTCGAACCTTTTTGAATGCGCCCCCAATGTAACGAGCGATGAATGCGGATTTCACTTCCCAGGACCACAGTCGCCTTTTTATGCTGCCAGGTTAGATTGGGCAGCCAACCGATCTGTTTATTATCTACATAGGCACGGATTAACAGATCATCGACATAAATGTTCTCCGGATCGCCTTTATCGGCAAAGCCAAATTCCGGTGTCAGGCGAAAATAAGAAGCCGGCGCCCAGGAGCCGTCGTAATCGAAAAAGCCGTAGCCGCGAATGCCGAAAAGCGTATTGTTGAGTGTAAGATTTTCGTTGACCTGGTATTGATGAAAAAATTCTGCGTGTGGTTGATTGAAATTCTCGATCTCATCGGGACGAACAATGGGGTTCTCTTTTCGGGATTCTTTATTATTGGCAGCATTTTTTGAAATACCAAAAAACACCAGGTGATCTGCAATCGGACCGCCGTAAACGTGCAGCCGCATGGTCGATCTCTTGCCAAATCGCGCCGCGCCAAAAAAATAGCTTTTAAAATTTACCCAGGATTGGTTCCGGTAACCGTCGGTTTTGATCTGTGAAACCCGGGCATTTAGAATGTATTGGTTTTTCAGGAGACCGCTGTTATAGGCAAGCGAGTATTTTTGTGTATCGTAACTTCCTGATCCGGCATAAAACGAAATTTTGCGTTCCGGTGAAAATCGTGTGGTGGTGATATTTACGGAACCGCCGATAGCCGGTGGTCCGTAAAAAGCGCTGCCGGCACCGCGCTGAACTTGTATGTCTTCAACATTGTCCAAAAAATTCGGGAAATCGATCCAATATACATTGTGGTCTTCCGGATCGTTTTGTGGGATGCCGTTAATCATCACCGAGATTCGTCGTTGATCGAAACCACGGATAGAGAGATAGTTGTAGCCGATGCCGCTGCCGCCCTCGGAGTAAAAAGTGGTCGAGGGCAGTTGGCTTAGCAAAACCGGGATATCCTGGGTGTGATAGTTTTTTTCGATATCTTCCCGGGTTAAGGTACTAAACGCTGCCGGCGTTTCGCCTTCTGTCGCCCGAATTGCCGTAACGACAACCTCATGTCCCGGCAGGATTACGGAAGTTAATGCAAAGTTTACTTCTATTGTATTTTGATTTAAAGGTAGCGATCTTTGTTCGGTTCGATAACCGACAAAACTCACATCCAGGATATATTGGCCGAAGGTGAGGTTTGAAATTTCAAATTTTCCATCTTCCCCGGATATGGTTCCCAGGCTAATGTTTTGCAAAGCTATGTTTGCCCCTTGTAGCGGCCGGCCATTTGCAATATCGGTTACAGTACCTGTAATCGTTCCTTTTTGGTTCTGTGCGGTTAGAAGACATGGCAATAAAAACAGTAAAAAAATGAATATGGATCTTCTCATTTTAGGCTTTCCTTTCAATTTATGATTTTTTAAAAACCGACTTTCTTGGTGTTGCTATTCTTATTCTTTAAAATTATTTAGACAGGATTAACAGGATTTTGAATAGCTTTCAACCGCTTTAGCGGTTTTTGACTTAAACTAAAAAAGCCACAAGACCGGGAGGGTTTTGTGGCATTCAAATCAATACGGATTGATGTGCAAATTCAAAATCCCTGCGCTGGTATTATCCGGATCAGGTTCGATGGGTGTACTCTCAGCCTTGCACTGGTGCAAAGCACCCCGAGTCGAAATCAAAGAACTTGGTAAATATAAGTTGAAATTTGGCTGAATTCAAGTTGAAAAAGACATTAGTTTAATGACCACATATTAATAATTGATTTTGCCTAAAGAAGCCCATGAAAAAAGAAGAGCTGGATTTCGACCTGGTAGATAAGCTTTATCAAAATCTCATTCAAACAAGCAAAATTGTCGGTCGCTTGTTTATTATTTTTTTTACTTTGATGCTGTTGCTTTCTGCCCTGGTATTCGAGCCTGAATTATTTCCAACCAATACTCCACCCGGACAATCGAGAATAGAAAGGCTTCCCGCCCAAGAGATAAATTTACAAGATACATCGAAAGTCGAGTCAAGTCCGGATAAATCAGGAGTTAAGCCTGAACCAATTATACCTTTATTTGGCTTTAAAATCAATAGCAGTAAAATGCTGAAATTTAGTCCTTTGATTTTGGCAGCGATCTACTTAATGCTTGCAACCTATTTGATTTACCTGGATTTCTTAAAAAAAGAGTATTTTGAAACCTACGAAGATCTTTATGCGCAAGCAGAGGGAGAGGGTGAAAGCTCCTTATTGTATAAAATTCGTTTACCCAATTTACACTATATTTTAACAGATTTGTCCAGTCAACATTCATCAAAGTTTGTCCAGTTAATCTATCAGACAGCAAATATAATTAAATCTTTTGTCCTTTATGTATTACCTATGGTCGTCTTGATAATATTACTTGGTGAAGGTTTTCAAGAGTCTACATCAAACATATTAAACGGTTTATCCTGGGGTGGTCTTATCTTGGTAATAGTTGGCACTGCAGCACTCACAAGAGAATGGTTTATCGACGCCAAGGAAGTTATGAAGGATATTCTAATAGGTGTGCGAACAAAAACAATAAAAAGGGTTGAAGCTGTTCGTTACGCAAGAGCCTTAATTACCATATTGGCTGTTTCACTTACTTTAGCCGGGGGTTCGTTTGCAGTTAATCAATTTCTTAAGTCTACTGATTATCTTTCCTTTGAAAAGGCAAAAGCAATGGTAATAGAGAGGGACTTTTATCATATGTTTTGGAATGAGAAAGGGGGGAATAAAACATCAATATGAACTCAAAACCATAAATGATGATACAATAATTATTGACTCTGCTACAAACCTCACCTGGCAAAAGGCAGGCACAGGAAGGTTGAGTTATGAAAAGGCAGAAGCGTATATTCAAAAATTACGCCGTGATAAATTGTGCCGATTTTAGTGATTGGCGTTTGCCGACATTGGCAGAAGCGATGACGCTTATGGAGCCAGTAAAGAAAAATGAGGGTCTATTTATTGATTCAATTTTTGATCCACAACAGAGATGGATTTGGACTTCGGATAAACAAAGCGCCTCGGGTGCATGGGTAGTCGATTTCAATTTTGGCGGCTGCACCAACTACCCTCTCGACGACGGGAACGACGTTCGAGCGGTTCGCTGAGGACAATCATCGATCATTCGATTATTTGTGTTATTTGATTATTTTTTTGTTGTTTTTGTTTTAAGGTTTGTACATTTTTTTTTGCAAGAAATCGGCACATCTTCAAATCTTAATAAAAATCTTCCTGCGATACATCCAGCTTAAAATTGCCCACCATAAAACAATATTCAAGATGGCGTATAAAAGCGAGCCCAACCAATCGCCAAAAATTGGCGTAACCAGGTTGTTGTAGAACATTCCTTTCAGTGAAACCTGGCTGCCGTCCGGGAGAGTAAATTTCCACCAATAGAGATTCTTGGCCAGAAAGGAGGAGCCGGCAAAAGCAAAGATGGAATTCATACCAAACACCATAAATATTTTGCTGCCTTTTTGCTTGCCTTTACTATCGAGCCACCAATAACTAGCAGCCAGGCAGAGCAGGGCTAATCCGGCTGTATAAACCGAATAGCTGCTGGTCCACAGCGCTTTGTTGAGGGGCATCCATTCCTGCCAGAATAGGGTGATGAAGATAGCAATGGTTCCGGCAATGAACAAACCGTTGGTCTTCTCCAAAGGCTGGCGATCGGAACGCAGCCAATCCCCGGCAAAATAACCGAACAATACGGTTGCAATGGCCGGTAGGGTACTGACAATCCCTTCAGGATCGCGATGACACGGAAGTTTCTTGGAAGGAGTTTACGACGAGAAATCTTTTAATCTATACAAAAAATGACTTGTTGGGAGACAAGATTTCTCCTCGCGGAGTTTATCCTGAGACATTATGTTAAAAAGTAATTGTAAATAAAAGAAAAGCTCCTTTCTTACATTAAAGTTAGAAGCAGTAATATAACTTAAATCAGAAAGGAGCTATCATGCAGCAAATTAATCAAAAGGAATTTAAGGATCAAGAGTTTTATATTGGTATGGATGTGCATAAGAAGAATTGGGTTATCACGCTTCGGAATAACAACATGGAATTAAAGACTTTTAGCATGGATCCATCTCCAGAATTATTGTATAAGCATTTGCACTGCAATTACCCTGGTGGTAGGTACATCAGTGCCTATGAGGCTGGTTTCTGTGGCTTCTGGATTCATCGTAGTCTCGAGAGCCTGGGCATAAAGAATTTGGTTATTCACGCAGCTGATGTAGCCACCACAAACAAAGAGAGGACAAACAAAACCGATAAAGTGGATTCACGCAAGATAGCACGAGAGTTAGAGAACAAATCTCTAAACAGTATTTATATACCTGATGAGCTGCACCAACAACTACGTTCACTCTGTCGATTGCGTGGTCAATCAGTTGTGAATCAGACACGTGTCAAAAACCGTATTAAAGGACATTTACACACCTATGGTATCCCCCATACCATGTCAAGTGAAAATGCCGCATTGGTCAGGTAATTTCATCAACTGGTTGCTGTCACTAGAATTTTCTCAAGCATGTGGTAAGGATTATCTGATATTTTGCCTTGAAGAGTTGCAACAACATCGGCAAAGGATAGTGGATATTACGCGTATTTTACGAAGCCATCTCAAAAGTCACAGCTTATATGAACCGTTTGTATTTTTACGCTCAATACCAGGTATTGGCCTTGTCGTCGCACTTTCATTTTATACTGAAATTATGGACATCAATCGATTTCGAATATTCGATAAATTAGCCTCTTTTGTTGGGCTGGTTCC of candidate division KSB1 bacterium contains these proteins:
- a CDS encoding TonB-dependent receptor, encoding MRRSIFIFLLFLLPCLLTAQNQKGTITGTVTDIANGRPLQGANIALQNISLGTISGEDGKFEISNLTFGQYILDVSFVGYRTEQRSLPLNQNTIEVNFALTSVILPGHEVVVTAIRATEGETPAAFSTLTREDIEKNYHTQDIPVLLSQLPSTTFYSEGGSGIGYNYLSIRGFDQRRISVMINGIPQNDPEDHNVYWIDFPNFLDNVEDIQVQRGAGSAFYGPPAIGGSVNITTTRFSPERKISFYAGSGSYDTQKYSLAYNSGLLKNQYILNARVSQIKTDGYRNQSWVNFKSYFFGAARFGKRSTMRLHVYGGPIADHLVFFGISKNAANNKESRKENPIVRPDEIENFNQPHAEFFHQYQVNENLTLNNTLFGIRGYGFFDYDGSWAPASYFRLTPEFGFADKGDPENIYVDDLLIRAYVDNKQIGWLPNLTWQHKKATVVLGSEIRIHRSLHWGRIQKGSTELPPAVSGEFSGHNYIGSRRYYEYKGGKDILSPYIHSGYKFNDKIYGSFDLQFSHLRYKLYDENFIGTEFEQVYNFLNPRIGFNVHLNSRTNLFVSYSRTSRDPRLKNLYDAAEASTPASWGAVVPRFERFPNGAFNFDEPLVKPESLNDFEVGMGYRNENIFADVNLYFMDFKDEIISKGQLDRFGQPITGNAERTLHLGIEMNGGMNLTEKITVGGNISLSNNELKKYTVFSGNGSPTVLNGNPIAGFPDFLANAMINYSNKGFNASLTLKHVGKQYPDNFKNEENPVDEYTV
- a CDS encoding DUF1566 domain-containing protein; the protein is MKRQKRIFKNYAVINCADFSDWRLPTLAEAMTLMEPVKKNEGLFIDSIFDPQQRWIWTSDKQSASGAWVVDFNFGGCTNYPLDDGNDVRAVR
- a CDS encoding transposase, with protein sequence MQQINQKEFKDQEFYIGMDVHKKNWVITLRNNNMELKTFSMDPSPELLYKHLHCNYPGGRYISAYEAGFCGFWIHRSLESLGIKNLVIHAADVATTNKERTNKTDKVDSRKIARELENKSLNSIYIPDELHQQLRSLCRLRGQSVVNQTRVKNRIKGHLHTYGIPHTMSSENAALVR
- a CDS encoding IS110 family transposase — encoded protein: MPHWSGNFINWLLSLEFSQACGKDYLIFCLEELQQHRQRIVDITRILRSHLKSHSLYEPFVFLRSIPGIGLVVALSFYTEIMDINRFRIFDKLASFVGLVPSVHGSGDKTIDQGLTKRRNRYLRHLIVEAAWIAVRKDPALLHAFNQLTRRMKKQDAIIRIAKKLLRRIRYVWKNQPPYVLAVVE